A single Amphiura filiformis chromosome 19, Afil_fr2py, whole genome shotgun sequence DNA region contains:
- the LOC140140304 gene encoding putative defense protein Hdd11 — MNALLGLNLAFCVVTIAIAYPSGPPINHFGFRSVCTDMNPKPGHTREPQVNTPSPYKITLSQDSYANDLRIQVNVTGKNIRQRFAGFMLQARKVGRKMPLGTFSHFSMGTQGLHCAPGNDTTWGHSNADHKLVASAMWSPPKWDNGEIQFVATVVQGPNIVYWMDVKSDIVVYMGPSRPPTTMESGQTVVRSSSWSCLLSSILVLIITSALHETT, encoded by the exons ATGAATGCATTATTAGGTCTAAACTTAGCTTTTTGTGTCGTCACAATAGCCATAGCCTACCCGTCTGGTCCGCCCATAAATCACTTTGGTTTTCGAAGTGTCTGCACCGATATGAACCCTAAACCAGGACACACCCGAGAACCACAGGTTAACACACCATCGCCTTATAAGATTACATTGAGTCAGGACTCCTATGCAAATGACCTACGAATACAAG TAAATGTAACTGGTAAAAACATCCGACAGAGATTCGCTGGATTTATGCTTCAAGCTCGTAAAGTCGGCCGTAAAATGCCTCTTGGAACATTCAGTCATTTTAGCATGGGAACGCAAGGACTTCATTGCGCACCTGGTAACGAT ACAACTTGGGGACACAGCAACGCTGACCACAAATTAGTAGCGAGTGCTATGTGGAGCCCTCCTAAATGGGATAATGGAGAAATACAATTTGT agccaCAGTCGTACAAGGACCTAATATAGTGTATTGGATGGATGTGAAATCTGATATAGTAGTATACATGGGACCATCTAGACCACCCACAACGATGGAATCAG GTCAGACTGTCGTTCGTTCCTCATCGTGGTCATGCCTCCTGTCGTCCATCCTCGTATTAATCATAACATCTGCATTGCATGAAACAACCTAG
- the LOC140141078 gene encoding uncharacterized protein, translated as MKTIHQLQYLQGRTYQVQLESNYANSYQPYMCIYCGQFYSDFTYYVKHIARHRVKLHRYWYSCKQTIPERIHTKVKLYECKYCDNRFSPSAQNTHERFHTKGKPDQCECCEKAFSLAGDKATNERIHSKEKPYQCKYCEKSFSEAGNKTRHERIHTKEKPYQCKYCEKSFSAASNKTRHERIHTKEKPYQCQYCEKTFSYANTKTRHEMIHTMEKPYQFKYCKKTFSQAGDKTRHEQIHHKEKPYQCKYCEKTFSQAGDKTKHERIHTKEKPYQCNYCEKTFSNTSNKITHERIHTKEKPYQCKYCEKTFSEAGNKTSHERIHTKEKPYHCKYCEKSFSEAGSKTRHERIHTKEKPYQCKYCKKTFSQAGDKTRHERIHTKEKPNIWFYTGRVPFMTFDPK; from the coding sequence atgaaGACCATACACCAATTGCAGTATTTACAGGGCAGGACATATCAAGTACAACTTGAGTCGAATTATGCAAATAGTTATCAACCATATATGTGTATCTACTGCGGACAATTTTACAGTGATTTCACATATTATGTGAAACATATAGCAAGACATAGAGTGAAATTACACAGGTACTGGTACAGCTGTAAACAGACCATAcctgaaaggattcacaccaaagtgaAACTGTacgaatgtaaatattgtgacaatAGGTTCTCTCCAAGTGCACAGAATACACATGAAAGGTTTCACACAAAAGGGAAACCTGACCAATGTGAATGTTGTGAAAAGGCTTTCTCACTGGCCGGAGACAAGGCTACAAATGAAAGGATTCACAGCAaagaaaaaccataccaatgtaaatattgtgaaaagagtttctcagagGCAGGtaacaagactagacatgaaaggattcacaccaaagagaaaccttaccaatgtaaatattgtgaaaagagtttctcagcGGCAAGtaacaagactagacatgaaaggattcacaccaaagagaagccttaccaatgccaatattgtgaaaagactttttcATATGCAAATaccaagactagacatgaaatgattcatactatggagaaaccttaccaatttaaatattgtaaaaagactTTCTCACAAGCAGGagacaagactagacatgaacaGATCCACcacaaagagaaaccttaccagtgtaaatattgtgaaaagactttttcACAAGCAGGAGacaagactaaacatgaaaggattcacaccaaagagaaaccttaccaatgtaattattgtgaaaagactttctcaaatACAAGTAACAAGATTacccatgaaaggattcacaccaaggagaaaccttaccaatgtaaatattgtgaaaagactttctcagagGCAGGAAACAAGACtagccatgaaaggattcacaccaaagagaagccataccattgcaaatattgtgaaaagagtttctcagagGCAGGTagcaagactagacatgaaaggattcacaccaaagagaagccatatcaatgtaaatattgtaaaaagactTTCTCACAAGCAGGagacaagactagacatgaacggattcacaccaaagagaaaccaaacatttggttttataccggacgcgttccctttatgacctttgaccccaaataa